The Prunus persica cultivar Lovell chromosome G7, Prunus_persica_NCBIv2, whole genome shotgun sequence genome has a segment encoding these proteins:
- the LOC18771398 gene encoding uncharacterized protein LOC18771398 isoform X1 — MDKEEETGSPSWGASFFAQTEDVARAVAAVAAAATATHSPRPSVVYSSNDDGGNSPLKRLQRHVTNVLKGFSHPPEVKRGTYNPEVLTSQKRQWASFQLQYLDHRSLKLPTRLFESMVVLGLHPNCDVQALQRQYIARKHEGLGRLRSSRSSQNFSRVEPNLEPQVLFVYPPEKQVPLQYKDLLSFCFPGGVEVHAVERTPSMSELNEILLGQEHFKRTDLSFVFRLQVADDSTLYGCCVLVEELVQKPSGLLSMIAEKHPSRPSLSRHILTTKRCYCILSRVPSFELHFGVLNSIFTEERLERLTKGIDLLDLETPKDYGNGEILEENTEETSHSVSLSSRTEENMVNRTAEFSQSSLKDSSFGRVADNGIHLENQMLDGDFNLLKGRVIENVVVPIDPETKTASSKRESDVANAEVSEVYVDDFSANKQTVERRLPNAVLPLLRYYQYESSESSSSVLCSFQGSPSEDRNFRSDVDDTETEEASFSGQDDSDLIDILEWAKANNHGSLQIISEYYQLRCPARGSTVRFHPLEHLHPLEYHRPETTVLHIAGSTIDLRSCSTSLEFAEAQGALSVEEEATALSVWAIACICGSLRLENVLTLFAGALLEKQIVIISSNLGILSASVLSIIPLIRPYQWQSLLMPVLPNDMLDFLDAPVPYIVGVKNKTNEVQSKLANVILVDANKNQVKSPTLPQLPQHKELFSSLSPYHAKLVGESFLARKRPVYECTAEQVEAAKGFLSVLRTYLDSLCSNLRSHTITNVQSNDDKVSLLLKESFIDSFPSRDRPFMKLFVDTQLFSVHTDLVLSFFQKE, encoded by the exons AtggataaagaagaagaaactggTAGCCCTAGTTGGGGTGCTTCGTTTTTCGCACAAACGGAAGATGTTGCTAGAGCAGTTGCTGCTGTAGCAGCCGCTGCTACTGCCACTCATTCTCCGAGGCCATCTGTTGTATATTCATCAAACGATGATGGTGGTAATAGCCCACTTAAAAGACTACAACGCCATGTTACAAATGTGCTAAAAGGTTTCTCACATCCTCCTGAAGTGAAACGTGGAACCTACAATCCAGAAGTTTTGACTAGCCAGAAGCGCCAATGGGCAAGCTTTCAGTTGCAGTACTTG GATCATAGGTCTTTAAAGCTGCCGACAAGGCTTTTCGAGAGCATGGTTGTTTTGGGGCTTCACCCAAATTGTGATGTTCAGGCACTTCAAAGGCAATATATTGCAAGAAAGCATGAGGGTTTAGGAAGATTGCGCAGTTCACGTAGTAGTCAGAATTTCTCTCGTGTGGAACCCAATCTTGAACCTCAG GTGTTATTTGTTTATCCTCCGGAAAAGCAGGTGCCTCTACAATACAAGGATCTCCTTTCATTTTGCTTCCCTGGAGGCGTAGAG GTTCATGCTGTTGAGAGAACTCCTTCTATGAGTGAGTTGAATGAAATTCTTTTGGGGCAG GAGCATTTTAAACGGACCGATCTGTCCTTTGTATTCCGGTTACAG GTTGCTGATGACTCAACATTGTATGGATGCTGCGTGTTAGTGGAGGAGCTAGTGCAAAAACCTTCTGGATTGCTTTCCATGATAGCAGAGAAACATCCTTCTCGCCCATCTTTGAGTCGCCATATATTAACCACTAAGAGATGCTATTGCATTCTCTCAAGGGTTCCCTCATTTGAATTACATTTTGGTGTATTGAATAG CATCTTCACAGAAGAAAGGTTGGAACGATTAACGAAAGGTATTGATCTTTTAGATTTAGAAACCCCAAAGGATTATGGCAATGGCGAAATTTTAGAAGAAAATACAGAAGAAACTTCACACAGCGTATCACTAAGTAGTAGAACTGAGGAGAACATGGTGAATAGAACAGCAGAGTTTTCTCAATCAAGTTTAAAAGATTCTTCATTTGGGAGAGTTGCAGATAATGGCATTCACCTAGAGAATCAAATGCTTGATGGGGATTTTAACTTGTTGAAGGGAAGGGTGATTGAAAACGTTGTTGTTCCAATTGATCCTGAAACCAAGACGGCCAGTTCCAAGAGAGAATCTGATGTTGCAAATGCTGAAGTTTCTGAggtctatgttgatgatttctCTGCAAACAAGCAAACTGTAGAAAGGCGATTACCAAACGCTGTTCTACCTCTCCTGCGTTATTATCAGTATGAAAGCTCTGAATCTTCCTCCAG TGTTTTATGCAGTTTTCAGGGCTCTCCCAGCGAGGACAGAAATTTTAGGAGTGATGTTGATGATACAGAGACGGAAGAGGCATCTTTCTCTGGCCAAGATGATTCTGACCTCATTGATATTCTTGAATGGGCTAAG GCAAACAATCATGGATCATTACAGATAATAAGCGAGTACTACCAATTACGTTGCCCTGCTAGAGGTTCCACTGTTAGATTTCATCCTTTGGAGCACTTGCATCCCTTGGAATATCATAGACCAGAAACAACCGTTTTACATATTGCTGGCTCAACCATTGATTTGAGATCGTGCAGTACAAGTCTAGAATTTGCTGAG GCACAGGGTGCACTCTCGGTAGAGGAGGAAGCAACTGCATTATCAGTATGGGCTATTGCATGCATATGTGGCTCCTTACGGCTTGAAAAT GTATTAACATTGTTTGCAGGAGCACTGTTGGAGAAGCAGATTGTAATTATTAGTTCCAATTTG GGTATCTTATCTGCCTCAGTATTGTCAATTATCCCTCTGATCCGTCCCTACCAGTGGCAAAGCCTGCTAATGCCG GTTTTACCAAATGACATGCTGGACTTTTTGGATGCACCTGTCCCTTACATA GTTGGTgtgaagaacaaaacaaatgaagTGCAGTCAAAACTAGCCAATGTAATTCTAGTTGATGCAAACAAGAACCAG GTGAAGTCACCAACACTACCTCAGTTACCACAACATAAGGAATTATTTTCATCCTTAAGTCCTTATCATGCAAAGCTTGTGGGAGAGAGTTTTTTGGCTAGGAAAAGGCCAGTGTATGAGTGCACAGCTGAACAG GTTGAAGCTGCCAAGGGTTTCCTATCAGTGTTAAGAACTTACTTGGATTCTCTGTGCTCTAACCTCCGTTCACACACAATTACAAATGTACAGTCGAATGATGATAAG GTATCCTTACTTTTGAAGGAGAGTTTCATCGACTCGTTTCCTAGTCGTGATCGACCATTTATGAAG CTTTTTGTGGACACTCAACTCTTTTCTGTACATACGGATCTTGTTCTCTCATTCTTCCAGAAGGAATAG
- the LOC18771398 gene encoding uncharacterized protein LOC18771398 isoform X2, translating to MDKEEETGSPSWGASFFAQTEDVARAVAAVAAAATATHSPRPSVVYSSNDDGGNSPLKRLQRHVTNVLKGFSHPPEVKRGTYNPEVLTSQKRQWASFQLQYLDHRSLKLPTRLFESMVVLGLHPNCDVQALQRQYIARKHEGLGRLRSSRSSQNFSRVEPNLEPQVLFVYPPEKQVPLQYKDLLSFCFPGGVEVHAVERTPSMSELNEILLGQEHFKRTDLSFVFRLQVADDSTLYGCCVLVEELVQKPSGLLSMIAEKHPSRPSLSRHILTTKRCYCILSRVPSFELHFGVLNSIFTEERLERLTKGIDLLDLETPKDYGNGEILEENTEETSHSVSLSSRTEENMVNRTAEFSQSSLKDSSFGRVADNGIHLENQMLDGDFNLLKGRVIENVVVPIDPETKTASSKRESDVANAEVSEVYVDDFSANKQTVERRLPNAVLPLLRYYQYESSESSSSFQGSPSEDRNFRSDVDDTETEEASFSGQDDSDLIDILEWAKANNHGSLQIISEYYQLRCPARGSTVRFHPLEHLHPLEYHRPETTVLHIAGSTIDLRSCSTSLEFAEAQGALSVEEEATALSVWAIACICGSLRLENVLTLFAGALLEKQIVIISSNLGILSASVLSIIPLIRPYQWQSLLMPVLPNDMLDFLDAPVPYIVGVKNKTNEVQSKLANVILVDANKNQVKSPTLPQLPQHKELFSSLSPYHAKLVGESFLARKRPVYECTAEQVEAAKGFLSVLRTYLDSLCSNLRSHTITNVQSNDDKVSLLLKESFIDSFPSRDRPFMKLFVDTQLFSVHTDLVLSFFQKE from the exons AtggataaagaagaagaaactggTAGCCCTAGTTGGGGTGCTTCGTTTTTCGCACAAACGGAAGATGTTGCTAGAGCAGTTGCTGCTGTAGCAGCCGCTGCTACTGCCACTCATTCTCCGAGGCCATCTGTTGTATATTCATCAAACGATGATGGTGGTAATAGCCCACTTAAAAGACTACAACGCCATGTTACAAATGTGCTAAAAGGTTTCTCACATCCTCCTGAAGTGAAACGTGGAACCTACAATCCAGAAGTTTTGACTAGCCAGAAGCGCCAATGGGCAAGCTTTCAGTTGCAGTACTTG GATCATAGGTCTTTAAAGCTGCCGACAAGGCTTTTCGAGAGCATGGTTGTTTTGGGGCTTCACCCAAATTGTGATGTTCAGGCACTTCAAAGGCAATATATTGCAAGAAAGCATGAGGGTTTAGGAAGATTGCGCAGTTCACGTAGTAGTCAGAATTTCTCTCGTGTGGAACCCAATCTTGAACCTCAG GTGTTATTTGTTTATCCTCCGGAAAAGCAGGTGCCTCTACAATACAAGGATCTCCTTTCATTTTGCTTCCCTGGAGGCGTAGAG GTTCATGCTGTTGAGAGAACTCCTTCTATGAGTGAGTTGAATGAAATTCTTTTGGGGCAG GAGCATTTTAAACGGACCGATCTGTCCTTTGTATTCCGGTTACAG GTTGCTGATGACTCAACATTGTATGGATGCTGCGTGTTAGTGGAGGAGCTAGTGCAAAAACCTTCTGGATTGCTTTCCATGATAGCAGAGAAACATCCTTCTCGCCCATCTTTGAGTCGCCATATATTAACCACTAAGAGATGCTATTGCATTCTCTCAAGGGTTCCCTCATTTGAATTACATTTTGGTGTATTGAATAG CATCTTCACAGAAGAAAGGTTGGAACGATTAACGAAAGGTATTGATCTTTTAGATTTAGAAACCCCAAAGGATTATGGCAATGGCGAAATTTTAGAAGAAAATACAGAAGAAACTTCACACAGCGTATCACTAAGTAGTAGAACTGAGGAGAACATGGTGAATAGAACAGCAGAGTTTTCTCAATCAAGTTTAAAAGATTCTTCATTTGGGAGAGTTGCAGATAATGGCATTCACCTAGAGAATCAAATGCTTGATGGGGATTTTAACTTGTTGAAGGGAAGGGTGATTGAAAACGTTGTTGTTCCAATTGATCCTGAAACCAAGACGGCCAGTTCCAAGAGAGAATCTGATGTTGCAAATGCTGAAGTTTCTGAggtctatgttgatgatttctCTGCAAACAAGCAAACTGTAGAAAGGCGATTACCAAACGCTGTTCTACCTCTCCTGCGTTATTATCAGTATGAAAGCTCTGAATCTTCCTCCAG TTTTCAGGGCTCTCCCAGCGAGGACAGAAATTTTAGGAGTGATGTTGATGATACAGAGACGGAAGAGGCATCTTTCTCTGGCCAAGATGATTCTGACCTCATTGATATTCTTGAATGGGCTAAG GCAAACAATCATGGATCATTACAGATAATAAGCGAGTACTACCAATTACGTTGCCCTGCTAGAGGTTCCACTGTTAGATTTCATCCTTTGGAGCACTTGCATCCCTTGGAATATCATAGACCAGAAACAACCGTTTTACATATTGCTGGCTCAACCATTGATTTGAGATCGTGCAGTACAAGTCTAGAATTTGCTGAG GCACAGGGTGCACTCTCGGTAGAGGAGGAAGCAACTGCATTATCAGTATGGGCTATTGCATGCATATGTGGCTCCTTACGGCTTGAAAAT GTATTAACATTGTTTGCAGGAGCACTGTTGGAGAAGCAGATTGTAATTATTAGTTCCAATTTG GGTATCTTATCTGCCTCAGTATTGTCAATTATCCCTCTGATCCGTCCCTACCAGTGGCAAAGCCTGCTAATGCCG GTTTTACCAAATGACATGCTGGACTTTTTGGATGCACCTGTCCCTTACATA GTTGGTgtgaagaacaaaacaaatgaagTGCAGTCAAAACTAGCCAATGTAATTCTAGTTGATGCAAACAAGAACCAG GTGAAGTCACCAACACTACCTCAGTTACCACAACATAAGGAATTATTTTCATCCTTAAGTCCTTATCATGCAAAGCTTGTGGGAGAGAGTTTTTTGGCTAGGAAAAGGCCAGTGTATGAGTGCACAGCTGAACAG GTTGAAGCTGCCAAGGGTTTCCTATCAGTGTTAAGAACTTACTTGGATTCTCTGTGCTCTAACCTCCGTTCACACACAATTACAAATGTACAGTCGAATGATGATAAG GTATCCTTACTTTTGAAGGAGAGTTTCATCGACTCGTTTCCTAGTCGTGATCGACCATTTATGAAG CTTTTTGTGGACACTCAACTCTTTTCTGTACATACGGATCTTGTTCTCTCATTCTTCCAGAAGGAATAG
- the LOC18771398 gene encoding uncharacterized protein LOC18771398 isoform X3 produces MVVLGLHPNCDVQALQRQYIARKHEGLGRLRSSRSSQNFSRVEPNLEPQVLFVYPPEKQVPLQYKDLLSFCFPGGVEVHAVERTPSMSELNEILLGQEHFKRTDLSFVFRLQVADDSTLYGCCVLVEELVQKPSGLLSMIAEKHPSRPSLSRHILTTKRCYCILSRVPSFELHFGVLNSIFTEERLERLTKGIDLLDLETPKDYGNGEILEENTEETSHSVSLSSRTEENMVNRTAEFSQSSLKDSSFGRVADNGIHLENQMLDGDFNLLKGRVIENVVVPIDPETKTASSKRESDVANAEVSEVYVDDFSANKQTVERRLPNAVLPLLRYYQYESSESSSSVLCSFQGSPSEDRNFRSDVDDTETEEASFSGQDDSDLIDILEWAKANNHGSLQIISEYYQLRCPARGSTVRFHPLEHLHPLEYHRPETTVLHIAGSTIDLRSCSTSLEFAEAQGALSVEEEATALSVWAIACICGSLRLENVLTLFAGALLEKQIVIISSNLGILSASVLSIIPLIRPYQWQSLLMPVLPNDMLDFLDAPVPYIVGVKNKTNEVQSKLANVILVDANKNQVKSPTLPQLPQHKELFSSLSPYHAKLVGESFLARKRPVYECTAEQVEAAKGFLSVLRTYLDSLCSNLRSHTITNVQSNDDKVSLLLKESFIDSFPSRDRPFMKLFVDTQLFSVHTDLVLSFFQKE; encoded by the exons ATGGTTGTTTTGGGGCTTCACCCAAATTGTGATGTTCAGGCACTTCAAAGGCAATATATTGCAAGAAAGCATGAGGGTTTAGGAAGATTGCGCAGTTCACGTAGTAGTCAGAATTTCTCTCGTGTGGAACCCAATCTTGAACCTCAG GTGTTATTTGTTTATCCTCCGGAAAAGCAGGTGCCTCTACAATACAAGGATCTCCTTTCATTTTGCTTCCCTGGAGGCGTAGAG GTTCATGCTGTTGAGAGAACTCCTTCTATGAGTGAGTTGAATGAAATTCTTTTGGGGCAG GAGCATTTTAAACGGACCGATCTGTCCTTTGTATTCCGGTTACAG GTTGCTGATGACTCAACATTGTATGGATGCTGCGTGTTAGTGGAGGAGCTAGTGCAAAAACCTTCTGGATTGCTTTCCATGATAGCAGAGAAACATCCTTCTCGCCCATCTTTGAGTCGCCATATATTAACCACTAAGAGATGCTATTGCATTCTCTCAAGGGTTCCCTCATTTGAATTACATTTTGGTGTATTGAATAG CATCTTCACAGAAGAAAGGTTGGAACGATTAACGAAAGGTATTGATCTTTTAGATTTAGAAACCCCAAAGGATTATGGCAATGGCGAAATTTTAGAAGAAAATACAGAAGAAACTTCACACAGCGTATCACTAAGTAGTAGAACTGAGGAGAACATGGTGAATAGAACAGCAGAGTTTTCTCAATCAAGTTTAAAAGATTCTTCATTTGGGAGAGTTGCAGATAATGGCATTCACCTAGAGAATCAAATGCTTGATGGGGATTTTAACTTGTTGAAGGGAAGGGTGATTGAAAACGTTGTTGTTCCAATTGATCCTGAAACCAAGACGGCCAGTTCCAAGAGAGAATCTGATGTTGCAAATGCTGAAGTTTCTGAggtctatgttgatgatttctCTGCAAACAAGCAAACTGTAGAAAGGCGATTACCAAACGCTGTTCTACCTCTCCTGCGTTATTATCAGTATGAAAGCTCTGAATCTTCCTCCAG TGTTTTATGCAGTTTTCAGGGCTCTCCCAGCGAGGACAGAAATTTTAGGAGTGATGTTGATGATACAGAGACGGAAGAGGCATCTTTCTCTGGCCAAGATGATTCTGACCTCATTGATATTCTTGAATGGGCTAAG GCAAACAATCATGGATCATTACAGATAATAAGCGAGTACTACCAATTACGTTGCCCTGCTAGAGGTTCCACTGTTAGATTTCATCCTTTGGAGCACTTGCATCCCTTGGAATATCATAGACCAGAAACAACCGTTTTACATATTGCTGGCTCAACCATTGATTTGAGATCGTGCAGTACAAGTCTAGAATTTGCTGAG GCACAGGGTGCACTCTCGGTAGAGGAGGAAGCAACTGCATTATCAGTATGGGCTATTGCATGCATATGTGGCTCCTTACGGCTTGAAAAT GTATTAACATTGTTTGCAGGAGCACTGTTGGAGAAGCAGATTGTAATTATTAGTTCCAATTTG GGTATCTTATCTGCCTCAGTATTGTCAATTATCCCTCTGATCCGTCCCTACCAGTGGCAAAGCCTGCTAATGCCG GTTTTACCAAATGACATGCTGGACTTTTTGGATGCACCTGTCCCTTACATA GTTGGTgtgaagaacaaaacaaatgaagTGCAGTCAAAACTAGCCAATGTAATTCTAGTTGATGCAAACAAGAACCAG GTGAAGTCACCAACACTACCTCAGTTACCACAACATAAGGAATTATTTTCATCCTTAAGTCCTTATCATGCAAAGCTTGTGGGAGAGAGTTTTTTGGCTAGGAAAAGGCCAGTGTATGAGTGCACAGCTGAACAG GTTGAAGCTGCCAAGGGTTTCCTATCAGTGTTAAGAACTTACTTGGATTCTCTGTGCTCTAACCTCCGTTCACACACAATTACAAATGTACAGTCGAATGATGATAAG GTATCCTTACTTTTGAAGGAGAGTTTCATCGACTCGTTTCCTAGTCGTGATCGACCATTTATGAAG CTTTTTGTGGACACTCAACTCTTTTCTGTACATACGGATCTTGTTCTCTCATTCTTCCAGAAGGAATAG
- the LOC18771662 gene encoding growth-regulating factor 1 isoform X2, whose translation MSGRTRFPFTPSQWQELEHQALIYKYMVSGISIPPDLLFSIKRSCLDSPLPSKLFSHHPPHSKPTIGWSCFQMGLGRKVDPEPGRCRRTDGKKWRCSKEAFADSKYCERHMHRGKNRSRKPVEVFKTPITTNSNPSSSSTPTTISSITSKNNPPSTSTATFHSLSSSLSSLSSDSHHAQPNHSSYNTNLDHHPFLYHHTSSSRPPGFGLSHQERNTSLLLDSGSYPQASSEYRYVYGLKEEVDEHAFFSEPSGSVRDFSGSSSMDDSWQFTPLTMSTCTSSSSKQRSCSALQSEHSHLQLQSNITPKQQNYYALGSDMKMDRNEGTQKTIHRFFDEWPLKDKDSWLDLDDKSSNSGSVSNTRLSISTHDFPIFSSRNHNDD comes from the exons ATGAGTGGGAGAACCAGGTTTCCTTTTACACCGTCTCAGTGGCAAGAGCTTGAGCACCAAGCTCTTATCTACAAGTACATGGTTTCAGGCATCTCCATCCCACCTGATCTCCTCTTCTCCATCAAAAGAAGCTGCTTGGACTCTCCTCTGCCTTCAAAGCTCTTCTCACACCACCCTCCGCATAGTAAGCCAACTA TTGGATGGAGCTGTTTCCAGATGGGTTTGGGGAGGAAAGTAGACCCAGAGCCAGGAAGGTGCAGAAGAACAGATGGGAAGAAATGGAGATGCTCAAAAGAGGCATTTGCTGATTCAAAATACTGTGAGAGACACATGCACAGAGGCAAAAACCGTTCAAGAAAGCCTGTGGAAGTTTTCAAAACACCAATTACAACAAACTCAaacccatcatcatcatcaacaccAACAACCATCTCATCAATCACCTCCAAGAACAACCCCCCTTCTACATCAACCGCAACCTTCCATTCCCTTTCTTCATCACTCTCATCACTGTCCTCTGACTCCCACCACGCTCAGCCCAACCACTCTAGTTACAATACCAATCTTGATCATCACCCTTTCCTCTATCATCACACATCTTCTTCAAGGCCTCCTGGATTTGGTTTGTCACATCAAGAAAGAAATACTTCCTTGCTTCTGGACTCTGGTTCTTATCCCCAAGCCAGCTCAGAATACAG GTATGTTTATGGGCTGAAGGAGGAGGTGGATGAGCATGCATTCTTCTCAGAACCTTCGGGGTCTGTGAGAGACTTCTCTGGCTCTTCATCTATGGATGACTCTTGGCAGTTCACACCACTGACAATGAGTACTTGcacttcttcatcttcaaaacAGAGAAGCTGCTCTGCTTTACAGAGTGAACACTCTCACTTGCAGCTTCAGAGCAATATCACTCCTAAACAGCAGAATTACTATGCTTTGGGTAGTGACATGAAAATGGACAGAAATGAAGGAACCCAGAAAACCATTCATCGCTTCTTTGATGAGTGGCCCCTGAAAGACAAAGATTCATGGCTTGACTTGGATGATAAATCATCAAACAGTGGATCAGTTTCAAACACCAGGCTCTCAATCTCCACTCATGACTTCCCCATCTTCAGCTCAAGAAATCATAATG ATGACTGA
- the LOC18771662 gene encoding growth-regulating factor 1 isoform X3, with the protein MSGRTRFPFTPSQWQELEHQALIYKYMVSGISIPPDLLFSIKRSCLDSPLPSKLFSHHPPHIGWSCFQMGLGRKVDPEPGRCRRTDGKKWRCSKEAFADSKYCERHMHRGKNRSRKPVEVFKTPITTNSNPSSSSTPTTISSITSKNNPPSTSTATFHSLSSSLSSLSSDSHHAQPNHSSYNTNLDHHPFLYHHTSSSRPPGFGLSHQERNTSLLLDSGSYPQASSEYRNRYVYGLKEEVDEHAFFSEPSGSVRDFSGSSSMDDSWQFTPLTMSTCTSSSSKQRSCSALQSEHSHLQLQSNITPKQQNYYALGSDMKMDRNEGTQKTIHRFFDEWPLKDKDSWLDLDDKSSNSGSVSNTRLSISTHDFPIFSSRNHNDD; encoded by the exons ATGAGTGGGAGAACCAGGTTTCCTTTTACACCGTCTCAGTGGCAAGAGCTTGAGCACCAAGCTCTTATCTACAAGTACATGGTTTCAGGCATCTCCATCCCACCTGATCTCCTCTTCTCCATCAAAAGAAGCTGCTTGGACTCTCCTCTGCCTTCAAAGCTCTTCTCACACCACCCTCCGCATA TTGGATGGAGCTGTTTCCAGATGGGTTTGGGGAGGAAAGTAGACCCAGAGCCAGGAAGGTGCAGAAGAACAGATGGGAAGAAATGGAGATGCTCAAAAGAGGCATTTGCTGATTCAAAATACTGTGAGAGACACATGCACAGAGGCAAAAACCGTTCAAGAAAGCCTGTGGAAGTTTTCAAAACACCAATTACAACAAACTCAaacccatcatcatcatcaacaccAACAACCATCTCATCAATCACCTCCAAGAACAACCCCCCTTCTACATCAACCGCAACCTTCCATTCCCTTTCTTCATCACTCTCATCACTGTCCTCTGACTCCCACCACGCTCAGCCCAACCACTCTAGTTACAATACCAATCTTGATCATCACCCTTTCCTCTATCATCACACATCTTCTTCAAGGCCTCCTGGATTTGGTTTGTCACATCAAGAAAGAAATACTTCCTTGCTTCTGGACTCTGGTTCTTATCCCCAAGCCAGCTCAGAATACAG AAATAGGTATGTTTATGGGCTGAAGGAGGAGGTGGATGAGCATGCATTCTTCTCAGAACCTTCGGGGTCTGTGAGAGACTTCTCTGGCTCTTCATCTATGGATGACTCTTGGCAGTTCACACCACTGACAATGAGTACTTGcacttcttcatcttcaaaacAGAGAAGCTGCTCTGCTTTACAGAGTGAACACTCTCACTTGCAGCTTCAGAGCAATATCACTCCTAAACAGCAGAATTACTATGCTTTGGGTAGTGACATGAAAATGGACAGAAATGAAGGAACCCAGAAAACCATTCATCGCTTCTTTGATGAGTGGCCCCTGAAAGACAAAGATTCATGGCTTGACTTGGATGATAAATCATCAAACAGTGGATCAGTTTCAAACACCAGGCTCTCAATCTCCACTCATGACTTCCCCATCTTCAGCTCAAGAAATCATAATG ATGACTGA
- the LOC18771662 gene encoding growth-regulating factor 1 isoform X1, producing MSGRTRFPFTPSQWQELEHQALIYKYMVSGISIPPDLLFSIKRSCLDSPLPSKLFSHHPPHSKPTIGWSCFQMGLGRKVDPEPGRCRRTDGKKWRCSKEAFADSKYCERHMHRGKNRSRKPVEVFKTPITTNSNPSSSSTPTTISSITSKNNPPSTSTATFHSLSSSLSSLSSDSHHAQPNHSSYNTNLDHHPFLYHHTSSSRPPGFGLSHQERNTSLLLDSGSYPQASSEYRNRYVYGLKEEVDEHAFFSEPSGSVRDFSGSSSMDDSWQFTPLTMSTCTSSSSKQRSCSALQSEHSHLQLQSNITPKQQNYYALGSDMKMDRNEGTQKTIHRFFDEWPLKDKDSWLDLDDKSSNSGSVSNTRLSISTHDFPIFSSRNHNDD from the exons ATGAGTGGGAGAACCAGGTTTCCTTTTACACCGTCTCAGTGGCAAGAGCTTGAGCACCAAGCTCTTATCTACAAGTACATGGTTTCAGGCATCTCCATCCCACCTGATCTCCTCTTCTCCATCAAAAGAAGCTGCTTGGACTCTCCTCTGCCTTCAAAGCTCTTCTCACACCACCCTCCGCATAGTAAGCCAACTA TTGGATGGAGCTGTTTCCAGATGGGTTTGGGGAGGAAAGTAGACCCAGAGCCAGGAAGGTGCAGAAGAACAGATGGGAAGAAATGGAGATGCTCAAAAGAGGCATTTGCTGATTCAAAATACTGTGAGAGACACATGCACAGAGGCAAAAACCGTTCAAGAAAGCCTGTGGAAGTTTTCAAAACACCAATTACAACAAACTCAaacccatcatcatcatcaacaccAACAACCATCTCATCAATCACCTCCAAGAACAACCCCCCTTCTACATCAACCGCAACCTTCCATTCCCTTTCTTCATCACTCTCATCACTGTCCTCTGACTCCCACCACGCTCAGCCCAACCACTCTAGTTACAATACCAATCTTGATCATCACCCTTTCCTCTATCATCACACATCTTCTTCAAGGCCTCCTGGATTTGGTTTGTCACATCAAGAAAGAAATACTTCCTTGCTTCTGGACTCTGGTTCTTATCCCCAAGCCAGCTCAGAATACAG AAATAGGTATGTTTATGGGCTGAAGGAGGAGGTGGATGAGCATGCATTCTTCTCAGAACCTTCGGGGTCTGTGAGAGACTTCTCTGGCTCTTCATCTATGGATGACTCTTGGCAGTTCACACCACTGACAATGAGTACTTGcacttcttcatcttcaaaacAGAGAAGCTGCTCTGCTTTACAGAGTGAACACTCTCACTTGCAGCTTCAGAGCAATATCACTCCTAAACAGCAGAATTACTATGCTTTGGGTAGTGACATGAAAATGGACAGAAATGAAGGAACCCAGAAAACCATTCATCGCTTCTTTGATGAGTGGCCCCTGAAAGACAAAGATTCATGGCTTGACTTGGATGATAAATCATCAAACAGTGGATCAGTTTCAAACACCAGGCTCTCAATCTCCACTCATGACTTCCCCATCTTCAGCTCAAGAAATCATAATG ATGACTGA